The following are encoded in a window of Bradyrhizobium guangdongense genomic DNA:
- a CDS encoding branched-chain amino acid ABC transporter permease, producing the protein MTEIAGSDPLPKPKRDIAPALLPIALALLMIPLIGSTSSWLTLTAASLAMGMMIFIMASGLTLVFGLMDVLNFGHGAFIAVGAYIATLVFAPFAASVQADSLWINLAVLAPAALLSMAVSGALGLVVERVLILPVYGQHLKQILMTTGGLIVAEQTLYALWGPQIIPMPLPASLRGSFILGDVAIAKYRVLAMVIGLAVFVAIQLVLNRTKLGLLIRAGVENREMVEALGYRIRRLFLGVFMTGSALAGLGGVMWALYREQVHASMSDELTVLIFVVVIIGGLGSIGGCFIGAILVAMVANYGGFLVPKLALVSNILLMVAILMWRPRGLYAVTSR; encoded by the coding sequence GTGACTGAAATCGCCGGATCCGATCCGCTGCCGAAGCCGAAGCGCGACATCGCGCCGGCCCTGCTGCCGATCGCGCTCGCGCTTCTCATGATCCCGCTAATCGGCTCGACCAGCTCCTGGCTGACGCTGACGGCCGCGAGCCTCGCCATGGGCATGATGATCTTCATCATGGCCTCCGGACTGACGCTCGTCTTCGGCCTGATGGACGTGCTGAATTTCGGCCACGGCGCCTTCATCGCGGTCGGCGCCTATATCGCAACATTGGTGTTCGCGCCGTTCGCGGCCTCGGTGCAGGCCGATTCGCTTTGGATCAATCTCGCGGTGCTGGCGCCGGCGGCGCTGCTGTCGATGGCGGTGTCCGGCGCCCTCGGCCTCGTCGTCGAGCGCGTGCTGATCCTCCCCGTCTACGGTCAGCACCTGAAGCAGATCCTGATGACGACGGGCGGCCTGATCGTCGCTGAACAGACGCTCTACGCATTGTGGGGACCGCAGATCATCCCGATGCCGCTGCCGGCCTCGCTGAGAGGCTCCTTCATCCTCGGCGACGTCGCCATTGCAAAATACCGTGTGCTGGCGATGGTGATCGGGCTCGCCGTCTTCGTCGCGATCCAGCTCGTGCTCAACCGCACCAAGCTCGGCCTGTTGATCCGCGCCGGCGTCGAGAATCGTGAGATGGTCGAGGCGCTGGGCTATCGCATCCGCCGGCTGTTCCTCGGCGTATTCATGACGGGATCGGCGCTCGCCGGCCTCGGCGGGGTGATGTGGGCGCTCTATCGCGAGCAGGTCCACGCCTCCATGAGCGACGAGCTCACGGTGCTGATTTTCGTCGTCGTCATCATCGGCGGGCTGGGGTCGATCGGCGGCTGTTTCATCGGCGCGATCCTGGTCGCCATGGTCGCCAATTACGGCGGCTTCCTGGTGCCGAAACTCGCCCTCGTTTCCAACATCCTGCTGATGGTCGCCATTCTGATGTGGCGGCCGCGCGGTCTCTATGCGGTGACCAGCCGATGA
- a CDS encoding branched-chain amino acid ABC transporter permease — MMILSGDSPRSRVLTLILVVIILALAATPFLFPGAKALNVAAKICVFAALVASYDLLLGYTGSVSFAHTMFYGIGSYAIAIALYGMGPNWGAVATGIVVGLPLAALLALAIGLFSLRVAAIFFAMITLAVASAFQVLASQLSWLTGGEDGRSFQLPELLRPGTVLISKNLFGFEINGRILTFYLVFAISALMILALLRVVNSPFGRVLQAIRENRFRAEALGFRTVFHLTYANCLAALVAAGAGILNALWLRYAGPDTSLSFSIMLDILLMVVIGGMGTIYGAIIGAAIFILAQNYLQSLMGVASKAASEAGLPLLPGLLHPDRWLLWLGLLFIASVYFFPSGVVGRLRHGGGKGVGTSH; from the coding sequence ATGATGATCCTGTCAGGCGATTCGCCGCGGAGCCGCGTGCTCACGCTGATTCTCGTCGTCATCATCCTGGCGCTTGCGGCGACGCCGTTCCTGTTTCCGGGCGCGAAGGCGCTGAACGTCGCGGCCAAGATCTGCGTGTTCGCCGCGCTGGTCGCCTCCTACGATCTGCTGCTCGGCTACACCGGCTCGGTGTCGTTCGCGCACACGATGTTCTACGGCATCGGCAGCTACGCGATCGCGATCGCCTTGTACGGCATGGGCCCGAACTGGGGGGCGGTGGCAACGGGCATCGTGGTTGGGCTGCCGCTGGCCGCGCTGCTTGCGCTCGCCATAGGCCTGTTCTCGCTCCGGGTCGCGGCGATCTTCTTTGCCATGATCACGCTCGCGGTCGCCTCCGCCTTCCAGGTGCTGGCCTCGCAGCTCTCCTGGCTGACCGGCGGCGAGGACGGGCGCAGCTTCCAGCTCCCCGAGCTGCTGCGCCCCGGCACGGTGCTTATCTCCAAGAACCTGTTCGGCTTCGAGATCAATGGCCGCATCCTGACCTTCTACCTGGTGTTCGCGATCTCGGCCCTGATGATCCTTGCCCTGCTGCGTGTGGTGAACTCGCCGTTCGGCCGCGTGCTGCAAGCGATCCGCGAAAACCGCTTTCGCGCCGAGGCGCTCGGCTTTCGTACCGTCTTTCACCTGACTTACGCCAACTGCCTGGCCGCGCTGGTCGCCGCCGGTGCCGGCATCCTGAACGCGTTATGGCTTCGCTATGCCGGCCCGGACACTTCGCTCAGCTTCTCGATCATGCTCGACATCCTGCTGATGGTCGTGATCGGCGGGATGGGGACGATCTACGGGGCGATCATCGGCGCCGCGATCTTCATCCTGGCCCAGAACTATCTGCAATCGTTGATGGGCGTTGCCTCCAAGGCGGCATCGGAAGCCGGTCTGCCGCTGCTGCCGGGACTGCTTCATCCGGACCGCTGGCTGCTGTGGCTCGGGCTGCTGTTCATCGCCAGCGTCTACTTCTTCCCGAGCGGGGTGGTCGGGCGGCTGCGCCATGGCGGCGGCAAGGGCGTGGGCACATCGCATTAA